From Corvus moneduloides isolate bCorMon1 chromosome 2, bCorMon1.pri, whole genome shotgun sequence, one genomic window encodes:
- the LOC116440056 gene encoding lysozyme g-like, whose amino-acid sequence MIPALLLLGLSALVAPSVSYSCYGDISALQLPTMSCTPVRASDCAAGYAMIRRTAEADLVRLRRYEMPIRRVARNLCLDPALIGAIMSQESRVGLLLDNGWDRGRQKYGLMQISRQQLQPFAVWDSEEHINQCSNILVLSINEVRARHPTWTWDQQLRGGLCTYRAKMGNLQVYEADPCNRDYNYANSVIRRAQYFKRNGF is encoded by the exons ATGATCCCTGCACTGCTGTTGCTGGGCCTTTCAGCCCTTGTTG CTCCATCCGTGAGTTACAGTTGCTATGGCGATATAAGTGCTCTTCAACTCCCCACGATGTCCTGCACACCTGTAAGAGCCTCTGATTG CGCCGCAGGATATGCCATGATACGGAGGACTGCTGAGGCAGACCTCGTACGCCTGAGGAGATACGAGATGCCAATTAGGAGAGTAGCCAGAAACCTGTGCTTGGACCCAGCGCTCATCGGTGCCATCATGTCCCAGGAGAGCCGTGTGGGCCTGCTCCTGGACAACGGCTGGGACCGGGGACGGCAGAAGTACGGCCTGATGCAG ATCAGCAGGCAGCAACTGCAACCTTTTGCAGTGTGGGATAGTGAAGAGCACATAAATCAGTGCTCAAATATCCTGGTTCTTTCCATTAATGAAGTACGGGCAAGACATCCTACCTGGACCTGGGACCAGCAGCTGAGAG GGGGACTCTGCACCTACCGTGCAAAAATGGGCAACCTCCAGGTCTACGAGGCAGACCCATGCAACAGAGACTACAACTACGCCAACAGCGTGATTAGACGAGCCCAGTACTTTAAGAGAAATGGGTTCTAG